The following proteins are encoded in a genomic region of Sorangiineae bacterium MSr12523:
- a CDS encoding type II toxin-antitoxin system RelE/ParE family toxin, with the protein MRLELSPRAMRELARREQWWREHRIAAPQLFADEFRAALDRIRSAPERGTVFLAESGRTYHRVLMARTRCYVYYRIIAGDHVLIASLWSAVRLQPRL; encoded by the coding sequence GTGAGACTGGAGCTCTCGCCTCGCGCGATGCGCGAGCTTGCGCGGCGTGAGCAGTGGTGGCGCGAACACCGTATTGCTGCTCCACAGCTCTTCGCAGACGAATTTCGAGCCGCGCTCGACCGGATCCGAAGTGCGCCGGAAAGAGGAACGGTCTTTCTTGCCGAAAGCGGCCGCACGTACCATCGCGTGTTGATGGCACGAACGCGCTGTTACGTGTACTACCGCATCATTGCGGGCGATCACGTGCTCATCGCATCGCTTTGGAGCGCCGTGCGACTCCAGCCAAGACTGTAA